The Neofelis nebulosa isolate mNeoNeb1 chromosome X, mNeoNeb1.pri, whole genome shotgun sequence genome has a segment encoding these proteins:
- the LOC131503204 gene encoding large ribosomal subunit protein eL32-like: MAALRPLVKPKIVKKRTKKFIRHQSDRYVKIKRNWRKPRGIDNRVRRRFKGQILMPNIGYGSNKKTKHMLPSGFRKFLVHNVKELEVLLLCNKSYCAEIAHNVSSKNRKAIVERAAQLAIRVTNPNARLRSEENE; the protein is encoded by the coding sequence ATGGCTGCCCTCAGACCTCTGGTGAAGCCCAAGATCGTTAAAAAGAGGACCAAGAAGTTCATCCGGCACCAGTCAGACCGATATGTCAAAATTAAGCGCAACTGGCGGAAACCCAGAGGCATTGACAACAGGGTGCGCAGAAGATTCAAGGGCCAGATTTTGATGCCCAACATTGGTTACGGgagcaacaagaaaacaaagcacatgcTGCCCAGTGGCTTCCGGAAGTTCCTAGTCCACAATGTCAAGGAGCTTGAGGTGCTGCTGTTGTGCAACAAATCTTACTGTGCAGAGATTGCTCACAATGTCTCCTCCAAGAACCGTAAAGCCATTGTGGAAAGAGCAGCCCAGCTGGCCATCAGAGTCACGAATCCCAATGCCAGACTGCGCAGCgaagaaaatgaatag